Proteins encoded together in one Gemmatimonadota bacterium DH-78 window:
- a CDS encoding phosphoribosylglycinamide formyltransferase: MTSAAPRRLPAAVFASGGGSNFQALLDHARDVAAPWSCALLVVDRPCGAEERAAAEGVPVRRVPVAGRPADEVAAETLAALEAAGIDMICLAGYLRLVPAPVVRRWSGRILNVHPALLPAFGGKGMWGRHVHAAVLESGARMSGPTVHLVDEAYDEGRILAQWPVSVQPDDTPETLAARVLEVEHRLYPRVADHLARAIAVGHRPEPMILSPGHFGPAEHAGP, from the coding sequence GTGACCTCCGCCGCCCCTCGCCGTCTTCCGGCGGCGGTCTTCGCTTCGGGGGGCGGATCGAACTTCCAGGCGCTGCTCGATCATGCCCGGGATGTCGCCGCGCCGTGGTCGTGTGCCCTCCTGGTGGTCGATCGGCCCTGTGGCGCCGAGGAGCGAGCCGCAGCCGAGGGTGTACCGGTGCGCCGGGTTCCGGTCGCGGGTCGCCCCGCCGACGAAGTGGCTGCCGAGACCCTCGCCGCCCTCGAGGCGGCGGGGATCGATATGATCTGTCTGGCCGGCTATCTGCGTCTGGTGCCCGCACCCGTCGTACGACGGTGGTCGGGCCGCATTCTCAACGTGCACCCGGCCCTGCTCCCGGCCTTCGGCGGCAAAGGCATGTGGGGCCGTCACGTCCACGCGGCCGTTCTGGAGTCCGGTGCGCGCATGAGCGGACCCACCGTGCACCTGGTCGACGAGGCGTACGACGAGGGGCGGATTCTCGCGCAGTGGCCGGTGTCCGTGCAGCCGGACGACACCCCCGAGACGCTCGCGGCCCGCGTACTCGAGGTGGAGCATCGCCTCTATCCCCGGGTAGCCGACCACCTCGCGCGGGCGATCGCCGTGGGCCATCGCCCCGAACCGATGATTCTCTCGCCCGGACATTTCGGTCCGGCGGAGCACGCCGGCCCCTGA
- the purH gene encoding bifunctional phosphoribosylaminoimidazolecarboxamide formyltransferase/IMP cyclohydrolase yields the protein MPSRRALLSVSDKSGLVDFARGLAARDYQLLSTGGTARALREAGLDVVEVAEVTGHPEMMEGRVKTLHPAIHAGLLARRDRPDDLAALEAQGYGAIDLVAVNLYPFRETVAEGDVPVSRAMEKVDIGGPTMIRAAAKNHRDVWVVVDPSDYDGVLEALDGSDGEGLRRRLAGKVFRHISAYDAAVAGYLEGESDAVGFSVDAPSGRTLRYGENPDQPATFHPLSVEPDGVAALEQLHGKELSYNNILDLDGALLALAPFAWSPRPAVAIVKHTTPCGLAVGDDLATAYARALATDPVSAFGSVIAVNRPVDPTTAEALSELFVECVVAPGYDPEALEVLTRKKNIRVLVAPGIDTPVAGEPAEGWAGDAQDGVRPAARFLASHSLRPEPRAFRSVYGGVLVQAPPQPPFYTGRTDGSWTVATRRSPTEAEWDDLRFAWAAVFGVKSNAILLAGGGCTLGIGAGQMSRVDASRLAVMKAGDAKLDLAGSVLASDAFFPFRDGVDAAAAAGVRAIVQPGGSKRDAEVIEAADEHDIAMVFTGRRLFRH from the coding sequence ATGCCTTCACGCCGTGCCCTTCTCAGTGTGTCCGACAAGTCCGGTCTGGTCGACTTCGCCCGCGGTCTCGCCGCGCGCGACTACCAGCTGCTCTCCACCGGCGGTACCGCCCGGGCGCTTCGCGAAGCGGGGCTCGACGTGGTCGAGGTGGCGGAGGTGACCGGTCATCCCGAGATGATGGAGGGTCGCGTGAAGACGCTCCACCCGGCAATCCACGCGGGGCTGCTCGCGCGGCGCGACCGGCCCGACGACCTCGCCGCCCTCGAGGCTCAGGGGTACGGGGCGATCGACCTGGTGGCGGTGAATCTCTATCCCTTCCGCGAGACCGTCGCGGAGGGAGACGTTCCGGTCTCGCGCGCCATGGAGAAGGTGGACATCGGGGGCCCCACGATGATCCGGGCCGCGGCGAAGAACCACCGCGATGTCTGGGTGGTGGTCGACCCCTCCGACTACGACGGCGTGCTCGAAGCGCTCGATGGATCGGACGGCGAGGGTCTGCGCCGTCGACTCGCGGGCAAGGTGTTTCGCCACATCAGTGCCTACGATGCCGCGGTGGCGGGGTATCTCGAGGGGGAGAGCGACGCGGTCGGCTTCAGCGTCGATGCCCCTTCGGGACGGACGCTCCGCTACGGCGAGAACCCGGATCAGCCGGCCACCTTCCACCCTCTCTCCGTCGAGCCGGACGGTGTGGCGGCGCTCGAGCAGTTGCACGGCAAGGAGCTGTCGTACAACAACATTCTCGATCTCGACGGGGCGCTGCTCGCCCTCGCGCCCTTCGCCTGGTCTCCCCGGCCGGCGGTGGCGATCGTGAAGCACACCACCCCCTGCGGCCTCGCGGTCGGTGACGATCTCGCCACCGCCTACGCACGGGCGCTCGCCACCGACCCGGTGTCGGCCTTCGGCTCGGTGATCGCCGTGAATCGACCCGTCGATCCGACGACCGCGGAGGCGCTCTCGGAGCTCTTCGTGGAGTGCGTCGTGGCGCCCGGCTACGACCCCGAGGCGCTCGAGGTACTGACGCGGAAGAAGAACATCCGCGTGCTGGTGGCGCCGGGCATCGACACCCCGGTCGCGGGCGAGCCGGCCGAGGGCTGGGCGGGCGACGCGCAGGACGGCGTGCGTCCCGCCGCGCGCTTCCTTGCGAGTCACTCGCTGCGGCCCGAGCCCCGCGCCTTCCGGAGCGTCTACGGCGGTGTGCTCGTGCAGGCCCCGCCGCAGCCGCCCTTCTACACCGGGCGGACCGACGGATCGTGGACGGTGGCCACCAGGCGCTCGCCGACCGAGGCCGAGTGGGACGACCTCCGTTTCGCCTGGGCGGCGGTCTTCGGGGTGAAGTCGAATGCGATCCTGCTCGCGGGCGGAGGGTGCACCCTCGGGATCGGCGCCGGGCAGATGAGTCGGGTCGACGCGTCGCGACTGGCCGTCATGAAGGCCGGTGACGCGAAGCTCGACCTGGCCGGGTCGGTGCTCGCCTCCGACGCCTTCTTCCCCTTCCGCGACGGTGTCGACGCGGCGGCGGCCGCCGGCGTGCGGGCCATCGTCCAGCCCGGCGGGTCGAAGCGCGACGCCGAGGTGATCGAGGCCGCCGACGAGCACGACATCGCCATGGTGTTCACCGGCCGGCGCCTCTTCCGCCACTAG
- a CDS encoding MATE family efflux transporter: protein MGRRSFDRSIVDGPIPGAVWKLAWPTMLQNVVGGLQGIVDHAMVGHYVGFTGNAAIGVSWQIFLVVVVFIASLFTGMGVLVARFTGANDHDSVNRVVYQAFLTAIFLTVFVMAPVGWFLAPGLLDVVNAEAAVQAEALPYLRIMFMFSFGTMIFFMLGGALRSAGDATTPLRLGIAMTVLNVVFNVVLIAGIGPIPSFGTTGAAMGTVLAGGLVSLYSLARLFRGGWVVRFDRALGWRPDFGVIRQLFRFGLPTGIQGVAMNVAGVLLLRFVGSLDLSAEAQAVYSVGYSQLFSFITWTSVGLLGATAAVAGQNLGAGRPERSAEGVRVASRIGLSVAVGIGLTFLFIPRALFGLFGMEDPIVLGLGVELLRYLSVSGLFITVALVYTGGLQGTGDTRSPLYISLVSQLALPLGLCWAIQTFATLDPADIWLAIVLGHFMRALLSVIVFRRGGWRTIEVRID from the coding sequence GTGGGCCGTCGCAGCTTCGATCGCTCCATCGTGGACGGTCCCATTCCCGGGGCCGTCTGGAAGCTGGCGTGGCCCACGATGCTTCAGAACGTGGTCGGCGGGCTGCAGGGCATCGTCGACCACGCGATGGTCGGTCACTACGTGGGGTTCACCGGCAACGCCGCCATCGGCGTGTCGTGGCAGATCTTCCTGGTCGTGGTCGTCTTCATCGCCTCGCTCTTCACGGGCATGGGCGTGCTCGTGGCGCGTTTCACGGGGGCGAACGACCACGACAGCGTCAACCGGGTGGTCTATCAGGCGTTCCTGACCGCCATCTTTCTCACGGTGTTCGTGATGGCACCCGTGGGCTGGTTCCTGGCCCCGGGGCTGCTCGACGTCGTGAATGCGGAGGCGGCCGTTCAGGCCGAGGCGCTGCCGTACCTGCGGATCATGTTCATGTTCAGCTTCGGGACCATGATCTTCTTCATGCTCGGGGGAGCGCTGCGGTCGGCCGGAGACGCCACGACGCCGCTCCGACTGGGCATCGCGATGACCGTGCTGAACGTGGTGTTCAACGTCGTGCTGATCGCCGGCATCGGCCCGATTCCGTCGTTCGGCACGACGGGCGCCGCCATGGGAACGGTGCTGGCCGGTGGACTGGTGAGCCTCTACAGCCTGGCGCGGCTGTTCCGTGGCGGGTGGGTCGTGCGCTTCGACCGGGCCCTCGGCTGGCGGCCCGATTTCGGCGTGATCCGCCAGCTCTTCCGGTTCGGACTGCCGACCGGCATTCAGGGGGTGGCGATGAACGTGGCGGGGGTGCTGCTGCTGCGCTTCGTTGGTTCGCTCGACCTCAGTGCCGAGGCGCAGGCCGTCTACTCGGTGGGTTACTCGCAGCTCTTCTCCTTCATCACCTGGACGTCGGTGGGACTCCTCGGCGCCACCGCGGCCGTGGCGGGCCAGAACCTGGGCGCCGGGCGCCCCGAGCGCTCCGCCGAGGGTGTGCGGGTGGCCTCGCGAATCGGACTGAGCGTGGCAGTGGGAATCGGGCTCACCTTCCTCTTCATTCCGAGGGCGCTGTTCGGGCTCTTCGGCATGGAGGATCCGATCGTTCTGGGGCTCGGCGTCGAGCTTCTGCGGTACCTGAGCGTGTCGGGGCTGTTCATCACCGTGGCGCTCGTGTACACGGGCGGACTGCAGGGTACGGGCGACACCCGGAGTCCCCTCTACATCTCGCTCGTGTCGCAGTTGGCGCTTCCGCTGGGCCTGTGCTGGGCGATCCAGACCTTCGCCACCCTGGATCCCGCCGACATCTGGCTCGCGATCGTGCTCGGACACTTCATGCGCGCCCTGCTCAGCGTGATCGTCTTCCGGCGGGGCGGGTGGCGCACCATCGAGGTCCGGATCGACTGA
- a CDS encoding sugar transferase — protein sequence MTSTTQTLPSSVAAPKAVHAPSVAAPKAAPAPGAVRSLRAVRMLNVVVAAIGLVVTAPLMLVVAVLVKLSSKGPVFYTQPRVGIDRRAGNPTPEQLARRKHDAGGRVFRIYKFRTMSADSDRAGQVWASRTDPRITRIGGILRKYRLDELPQLWNVLRGDMNIVGPRPEQPGIFTDLREQVERYPLRQKVLPGITGWAQVNHHYDQCIDDVRKKVEYDLEYIERRSLVQDIKIMARTIPVMLGRKGAV from the coding sequence GTGACCAGCACCACCCAGACCCTGCCGTCGAGCGTCGCCGCCCCCAAGGCCGTGCACGCTCCGAGTGTCGCCGCCCCGAAGGCCGCGCCCGCCCCGGGCGCGGTTCGCTCGCTCAGGGCCGTGCGGATGCTCAACGTCGTCGTCGCCGCCATCGGCCTCGTCGTCACCGCTCCGCTCATGCTGGTGGTCGCGGTGCTCGTGAAGCTGTCGTCGAAGGGGCCGGTCTTCTACACGCAGCCGCGGGTCGGGATCGACCGGCGCGCCGGCAACCCCACTCCCGAGCAGCTCGCGCGCCGCAAGCACGACGCGGGAGGACGGGTGTTTCGCATCTACAAGTTCCGCACGATGTCCGCCGATTCGGACCGGGCAGGCCAGGTGTGGGCCTCCAGGACCGACCCGCGGATCACCCGAATCGGCGGCATCCTGCGGAAATACCGGCTCGACGAGCTGCCCCAGCTGTGGAACGTGCTGCGCGGCGACATGAACATCGTCGGTCCGCGGCCCGAGCAGCCCGGCATCTTCACCGACCTGCGCGAGCAGGTAGAGCGCTACCCGCTGCGGCAGAAGGTGCTGCCGGGCATCACCGGCTGGGCTCAGGTGAACCACCACTACGACCAGTGCATCGACGACGTCCGCAAGAAGGTCGAATACGACCTCGAGTACATCGAGCGGCGGTCGCTGGTTCAGGACATCAAGATCATGGCCCGCACCATCCCGGTCATGCTCGGCCGGAAGGGCGCGGTCTGA
- a CDS encoding inorganic phosphate transporter: protein MEYAVVLVVLAIVLGLFMTWGVGANDVANAMGTSVGSGAITVRKAIIIAAIFEFTGAVVAGGHVTSTIRKGIIDASFVPAPEILVYGMLAALLAAGLWLLVASYFGWPVSTTHTIVGSLIGFGVVGLGVDAVDWNQVAGIVASWLVSPLLGALIAFLLAMSVRYFILDTDSPMESAKKAGPVYVFIMGMLIALVTLFKGLTHLDLTLTTMQTLVISVIVGAVVAFVGRTLIQRIEVDPEAERDFHYAGVERIFAPLCVFTACAMAFAHGSNDVANGVGPLAAVVSIATTNEVAQDSPLPLWILLLGGTGIILGLATMGYRVMKTIGTKITELTPSRGFCAELAAASTVVLASRLGLPVSTTHIIVGAVLGVGMARGVAAIDLRVVVGIVTSWIVTLPIGATLAAFFFFFFKGVFG, encoded by the coding sequence ATGGAATACGCTGTCGTCCTCGTGGTTCTCGCCATCGTTCTCGGGCTCTTCATGACCTGGGGCGTGGGCGCCAACGACGTGGCCAATGCGATGGGAACCTCGGTCGGATCCGGGGCGATCACGGTGCGCAAGGCGATCATCATCGCCGCCATCTTCGAGTTCACCGGGGCGGTGGTCGCCGGTGGGCACGTCACGAGCACGATCCGGAAAGGCATCATCGACGCCTCGTTCGTGCCCGCACCCGAGATTCTCGTGTACGGGATGCTGGCGGCCCTGCTCGCGGCCGGGTTATGGCTGTTGGTGGCGAGCTACTTCGGATGGCCGGTCTCGACCACCCACACCATCGTGGGCTCGCTGATCGGCTTCGGCGTGGTGGGGCTGGGCGTCGACGCGGTCGACTGGAACCAGGTGGCCGGAATCGTGGCGAGCTGGCTGGTCTCGCCCCTGCTCGGAGCGCTGATCGCCTTCCTCCTGGCCATGAGCGTCCGGTACTTCATTCTCGACACCGATTCGCCCATGGAATCGGCCAAGAAGGCCGGGCCGGTCTACGTCTTCATCATGGGCATGCTGATCGCCCTGGTGACGCTCTTCAAGGGCCTCACGCACCTCGATCTGACACTGACCACCATGCAGACGCTGGTGATCTCCGTGATCGTCGGGGCCGTGGTCGCCTTCGTCGGCCGCACGCTCATTCAGCGGATCGAGGTGGATCCGGAGGCCGAGCGAGACTTCCACTACGCCGGCGTCGAGCGGATCTTCGCTCCCCTGTGCGTGTTCACCGCCTGCGCCATGGCCTTCGCGCACGGATCGAACGACGTGGCCAACGGGGTGGGTCCGCTCGCGGCGGTGGTGAGCATCGCGACCACGAACGAGGTGGCGCAGGACTCCCCCCTGCCCCTCTGGATCCTCCTGCTCGGCGGAACCGGGATCATCCTCGGCCTGGCCACCATGGGCTACCGGGTGATGAAGACCATCGGCACGAAGATCACCGAGCTCACCCCCAGTCGCGGCTTCTGCGCCGAGTTGGCCGCCGCCTCGACCGTGGTGCTCGCCTCCCGTCTCGGCCTTCCGGTCTCGACCACCCACATCATCGTGGGCGCCGTTCTGGGCGTGGGCATGGCTCGAGGCGTCGCAGCCATCGATCTCCGGGTGGTGGTGGGGATCGTCACCTCGTGGATCGTGACGCTGCCCATCGGCGCCACCCTGGCTGCCTTCTTCTTCTTCTTCTTCAAGGGCGTCTTCGGCTGA
- a CDS encoding TIGR00153 family protein encodes MKTTNPLAALFARSPFGPLQEHMRIVERCAQGLPPLIEALGRSDTAGAAALKADVFRLEHEADEAKNSIRSALPSTLFMPVARGDLLDLLSSQDAIADAAQDAAGLLAVGKLRFVPALAEPLGAFVGEIVEVVAKARELVERLDELVEVGFRGKEADALLEMIDEVSRRESVTDTMGSELVTLLFDHEADMGPLSVVFWYESIQALGRIADEAENVGDRLRLLIAR; translated from the coding sequence ATGAAGACCACCAATCCGCTCGCCGCGCTCTTCGCCCGCTCCCCCTTCGGTCCCCTGCAGGAACACATGCGGATCGTCGAGCGCTGCGCGCAGGGGCTGCCCCCACTCATCGAGGCCCTCGGCCGATCCGACACGGCCGGAGCCGCGGCCCTCAAGGCCGACGTCTTCCGTCTGGAGCACGAGGCCGACGAGGCGAAGAACTCGATCCGGTCGGCGCTGCCCTCCACCCTCTTCATGCCGGTGGCGCGGGGCGACCTTCTCGACCTCCTGTCGAGCCAGGACGCGATCGCCGACGCGGCGCAGGACGCCGCCGGGCTTCTCGCCGTGGGCAAGCTGCGATTCGTGCCGGCGCTGGCCGAACCGCTCGGGGCCTTCGTCGGTGAGATCGTCGAGGTCGTGGCCAAGGCGCGCGAGCTCGTCGAGCGTCTCGACGAACTCGTGGAGGTCGGCTTCCGCGGCAAGGAAGCCGATGCACTGCTCGAGATGATCGACGAGGTGTCGCGCCGCGAGTCGGTGACCGACACCATGGGCAGCGAACTCGTGACCCTGCTCTTCGACCACGAGGCCGACATGGGTCCGCTCTCCGTGGTCTTCTGGTACGAGAGCATTCAGGCCCTCGGCCGCATCGCCGACGAGGCCGAGAACGTGGGCGACCGGCTGCGTCTGCTCATCGCCCGCTGA
- a CDS encoding metallophosphoesterase, whose amino-acid sequence MDRYTLEEVADLQSIKGIPFPTGVSFRQLVITGPPGVGKTTLLDAIGGWPEEGFLDLTRPNWWRSRVLAFRPRQVHLGLPFVGHDRGLSVFEDAWLEADSPPVLDLERMRLPPLGSRRDPWRWRRKYVFEFLLPPPRKVFEARSRRSDRLSHPVDDDRLGLGRVKAQLETSWRVARHLHLAGMPTYVRDDFGAPPKVFAETASTEVVEKHLRGEGHRRGRSLLHTYVKRIISPSGYRVLDRFEQVELRGRRALVPRRILPVEIRMRDQRIELHADDADAVRAFDPEAYVRGPAPFARLLPGDVLRLPGEQLRTALLPREGPARIEIGHEGDWLTVVDLDSPSGTSLQALHGTSATRLADDREARMARLRAILDPLPHPLEPRRARHDLNRAIGVLEASHWRPRNRDGEPGGLVELPDGILPIVVGDLHGRVDNLLTVLAEGRALDALEDGRAALVLLGDVVHPEDGDLGDMTSSLLAHDVVVRLMLAFPGRIIHLRGNHESFSAEMTKGGVAQGRLWKRRIIAERGDEMVDLMRRFYQLLPHVAAGPGFVACHAGPPTGSVSRRKLIELEPGSRMAHDLTWGRVRSPRRPGGYTKRDVRALQKALGLPKPSVMIVSHNPGPDQDAVQLEHGGIKRHHLVYSARADHVAAFGWIDDDLVPLVYPTRTDFTDRVPADAAP is encoded by the coding sequence GTGGATCGCTACACCCTGGAAGAGGTGGCCGACCTCCAGTCCATCAAGGGCATCCCCTTCCCCACCGGGGTCTCGTTTCGGCAGTTGGTGATCACCGGCCCGCCCGGCGTGGGCAAGACCACACTGCTCGACGCGATCGGCGGGTGGCCCGAAGAGGGATTCCTCGACCTCACGCGACCCAACTGGTGGCGGTCGCGCGTACTCGCCTTCCGGCCCCGCCAGGTGCATCTCGGGCTCCCCTTCGTGGGCCACGACCGCGGGCTGTCGGTGTTCGAGGATGCGTGGCTCGAGGCCGACTCGCCCCCGGTGCTCGACCTGGAGCGCATGCGCCTCCCCCCCCTCGGCAGCCGGCGAGACCCCTGGCGGTGGCGGCGGAAGTACGTGTTCGAGTTTCTCCTGCCGCCCCCCCGGAAGGTGTTCGAGGCCCGCTCACGGCGGTCCGACCGCCTCAGTCATCCGGTGGACGACGACCGGCTCGGGCTCGGTCGCGTGAAGGCGCAGCTCGAAACGAGCTGGCGCGTGGCCCGTCACCTTCACCTGGCCGGAATGCCCACCTACGTCCGCGACGACTTCGGCGCCCCACCGAAGGTGTTCGCCGAGACGGCGTCGACCGAAGTGGTGGAGAAGCACCTGCGCGGCGAGGGGCACCGACGCGGCCGATCGCTCCTGCACACCTACGTCAAGCGGATCATCAGTCCCAGCGGGTACCGGGTGCTCGACCGCTTCGAACAGGTGGAGCTGCGCGGGCGCCGCGCCCTGGTACCGCGGCGCATTCTGCCGGTCGAGATCCGCATGCGTGATCAGCGCATCGAACTCCACGCCGACGACGCCGACGCGGTCAGAGCCTTCGATCCGGAGGCCTACGTGCGGGGGCCGGCACCCTTCGCCCGCCTGCTCCCGGGCGACGTGCTCCGGCTGCCGGGCGAACAGCTGCGCACCGCCCTCCTTCCGCGCGAGGGCCCGGCCCGGATCGAGATCGGCCACGAGGGCGACTGGCTGACGGTGGTCGACCTCGACTCGCCCTCCGGCACCTCGCTGCAGGCGCTGCACGGCACGTCGGCCACGCGGCTCGCGGACGATCGCGAGGCCCGCATGGCGCGCCTCCGCGCGATCCTGGATCCGCTCCCCCACCCTCTCGAGCCGAGGCGGGCGCGACACGACCTCAACCGCGCCATCGGCGTGCTGGAGGCCAGTCACTGGCGACCGCGCAATCGCGACGGCGAACCCGGCGGACTGGTCGAGCTCCCCGACGGCATTCTCCCGATCGTGGTGGGTGATCTCCACGGCCGGGTCGACAACCTGCTGACGGTGCTGGCCGAGGGCCGGGCGCTCGACGCCCTGGAAGACGGGCGCGCGGCGCTCGTGCTGCTCGGCGACGTGGTGCATCCGGAGGACGGCGACCTCGGCGACATGACCTCGTCGCTGCTCGCGCACGACGTCGTGGTTCGGTTGATGCTCGCCTTCCCGGGTCGAATCATCCATCTTCGCGGCAACCATGAATCGTTTTCAGCGGAGATGACCAAGGGTGGCGTGGCCCAGGGACGCCTGTGGAAGCGAAGGATCATCGCGGAGCGGGGCGACGAGATGGTCGACCTGATGCGGCGGTTCTATCAGCTTCTGCCACACGTGGCGGCGGGGCCCGGCTTCGTGGCCTGCCACGCGGGACCGCCCACCGGCTCGGTGTCTCGACGGAAGCTGATCGAGCTGGAGCCGGGGTCGCGCATGGCGCACGACCTGACCTGGGGACGGGTCCGCTCACCGCGCCGACCGGGGGGCTATACCAAGCGCGACGTGCGCGCCCTTCAGAAGGCGCTCGGTCTTCCCAAGCCGTCGGTGATGATCGTCTCGCACAACCCGGGCCCGGACCAGGACGCCGTCCAGCTCGAGCACGGGGGGATCAAGCGACACCACCTCGTGTACTCCGCCCGCGCGGACCACGTGGCGGCCTTCGGATGGATCGACGACGACCTGGTTCCGCTGGTCTACCCCACCCGTACCGACTTCACCGACCGAGTGCCGGCCGATGCCGCGCCCTGA